One genomic window of Paraburkholderia acidiphila includes the following:
- a CDS encoding MliC family protein has product MIDGRSGAIRALRSGGALALTACGLTAALHLGAANAAPLEVRDIQVQSRHTFSYTCANSKTFKVTYLNAANGQSFALVPVEGRKLLFVGVIAASGVKYVADRYTWWTKGPGADLYDVTSDASPKPVLSGCATIMR; this is encoded by the coding sequence ATGATCGATGGTCGAAGCGGCGCAATCCGCGCACTCAGGTCGGGCGGCGCGCTCGCGCTGACAGCATGCGGTCTCACCGCCGCGCTGCACCTGGGCGCGGCGAACGCGGCCCCGCTCGAGGTGCGCGACATCCAGGTGCAATCGCGCCACACGTTCAGCTACACCTGCGCAAACAGCAAGACCTTCAAGGTCACGTATCTCAACGCGGCGAACGGCCAGAGCTTCGCGCTCGTACCCGTGGAAGGCCGCAAGCTTCTTTTCGTCGGCGTGATCGCCGCCTCGGGCGTGAAGTACGTCGCCGACCGCTACACATGGTGGACCAAGGGCCCCGGCGCGGATCTCTACGACGTCACGTCCGACGCGAGTCCGAAGCCGGTGCTCTCGGGTTGCGCGACGATCATGCGCTAA
- a CDS encoding acetolactate synthase large subunit, whose protein sequence is MKASDLFVKALEAEGVEYVFGIPGEENLDLLESLRRSKIRLIVTRHEQAAGFMAATYGRLTGRTGVCLATLGPGATNFVTAAAYAQLGGMPMLMVTGQKPIKSSKQGHFQIVDVVRMMEPLTKYARQIVSIGNIPALVREAFRQAEQERPGAVHLELPEDVADEEGDGKPIPKSFSRRPVAEEKAVAHAVGAICKARHPLLMIGAGGNRKTTRNVLREFVDETGIPFFTTQMGKGVIDESHPLWLGNATLSDGDFVHRAIEHADCIINVGHDVIEKPPFFMRSAEEKTVIHVNFLGAEVDPVYFPQIEVVGDIANAVWQLKESLKSREHAWDFARFEEIKRHFEAHLAKGQHDERFPLYPVRLVHDVYDAMPEDGILCLDNGMYKIWFARYYRAREPNSILLDNALASMGAGLPSAIATKIVHPQRKVVAVCGDGGFMMNSQELETAVRLKLDLVVLLLRDDAFGMIRWKQENMNFPDYGMTLQNPDFVDYAQSYGAHGHRVGSADEFKPLVEQCLAQPGVHLIDVPIDYSDNERVLNRDIKRLSAQL, encoded by the coding sequence ATGAAAGCATCGGATCTGTTCGTGAAGGCGCTCGAAGCAGAAGGCGTCGAGTATGTGTTCGGTATTCCGGGGGAAGAGAACCTCGATCTGCTCGAATCGCTGCGGCGCTCGAAGATTCGTCTGATCGTCACGCGCCACGAGCAGGCCGCGGGCTTCATGGCCGCCACTTACGGCCGGCTGACGGGCCGCACCGGCGTGTGCCTCGCCACGCTCGGCCCAGGCGCCACCAACTTCGTGACCGCCGCCGCCTACGCGCAGCTAGGCGGCATGCCCATGCTGATGGTCACGGGCCAGAAGCCCATCAAGTCGAGCAAGCAGGGCCACTTCCAGATCGTCGACGTGGTGCGCATGATGGAGCCGCTCACCAAGTACGCGCGGCAGATCGTCTCCATCGGCAATATTCCGGCGCTCGTGCGCGAGGCGTTTCGCCAGGCCGAGCAGGAGCGGCCCGGCGCCGTGCATCTCGAACTGCCCGAAGACGTGGCCGACGAAGAGGGCGACGGCAAGCCCATTCCCAAAAGCTTCAGCCGCCGGCCCGTGGCCGAGGAAAAGGCCGTGGCCCACGCCGTCGGGGCGATCTGCAAGGCGCGCCATCCGCTGCTCATGATCGGCGCGGGCGGAAACCGCAAGACCACGCGCAACGTGCTGCGCGAATTCGTCGACGAAACCGGCATCCCGTTTTTCACCACGCAGATGGGCAAGGGCGTGATCGACGAATCGCATCCGCTGTGGCTCGGCAACGCCACGCTCTCGGACGGCGACTTCGTGCACCGCGCGATCGAGCACGCCGACTGCATCATCAACGTCGGCCACGACGTGATCGAAAAGCCGCCGTTTTTCATGCGCAGCGCGGAAGAGAAAACCGTCATTCACGTGAATTTTCTTGGGGCGGAAGTCGACCCCGTGTATTTCCCGCAGATCGAGGTCGTGGGCGACATCGCCAACGCCGTGTGGCAGCTCAAGGAAAGCCTCAAGTCGCGCGAGCACGCATGGGACTTTGCCCGCTTCGAGGAGATCAAGCGCCATTTCGAGGCGCACCTCGCCAAAGGTCAGCACGACGAGCGCTTTCCGCTGTACCCGGTGCGGCTCGTGCACGACGTGTACGACGCGATGCCCGAGGACGGCATCCTGTGCCTCGACAACGGCATGTACAAGATCTGGTTCGCCCGCTACTACCGCGCGCGCGAGCCCAATTCGATCCTGCTCGACAACGCGCTCGCCTCGATGGGCGCGGGGCTGCCCTCGGCCATCGCCACCAAGATCGTGCATCCGCAGCGCAAGGTCGTGGCCGTGTGCGGCGATGGCGGCTTCATGATGAATTCGCAGGAGCTGGAGACGGCGGTGCGCCTGAAGCTCGATCTCGTCGTGCTGCTGCTGCGCGACGACGCGTTCGGCATGATCCGCTGGAAGCAGGAAAACATGAATTTCCCCGACTACGGGATGACGCTGCAGAACCCCGATTTCGTCGACTATGCGCAGAGCTACGGTGCGCATGGCCACCGCGTGGGCTCGGCGGACGAATTCAAGCCGCTCGTCGAGCAGTGTCTCGCCCAACCGGGCGTGCATCTGATCGACGTGCCGATCGATTATTCGGACAACGAGCGCGTGCTCAACCGCGACATCAAGCGCCTGAGCGCGCAGCTTTGA